From a single Phacochoerus africanus isolate WHEZ1 chromosome 11, ROS_Pafr_v1, whole genome shotgun sequence genomic region:
- the MMP27 gene encoding LOW QUALITY PROTEIN: matrix metalloproteinase-27 (The sequence of the model RefSeq protein was modified relative to this genomic sequence to represent the inferred CDS: deleted 1 base in 1 codon) has protein sequence MKSLLFWVLLTFSSAIPTDRKMENEENTQLAQAYLNQFYSLEIEGSHLVQSKNRSLIDGKIREMQAFFGLTVTGKLDSNTLEIMKMPRCGVPDVGQYGYTLPGWKKYNLTYRIVNYTPDMARVDVDEAIQKGIEVWSNVTPLTFTKISKGIADIMIAFRTRVHGRCPRYFDGPLGVLGHAFPPGLGLGGDTHFDEDENWTKDGTGFSLFLVAAHEFGHSLGLSHSNDPTALMFPNYVSMDPSKYPLSQDDVNGIQSIYGRQPTGPAKSKEPTVPHACDPDLTFDAITTFRREVMFFKGRHLWRIYYDITNIEFELISTFWPSLPADIQAAYENPKDKILVFKDDNFWMIRGYAVLPDYPKSIRTLGFPRQVKKIDAAVCDHNTRKTYFFVGIWCWRYDEVTQTMDKGYPRRVVKYFPGIGLRVDAAFQHKGFFYFFRRSKQFEYDPKTKNITRMMKTNTWFQCREPLNSSSDFTISEEKEHSGGVELIYHKNLNLLIFSIVHVLKKIYSYQ, from the exons ATGAAGAGCCTTCTATTTTGGGTCTTACTCACATTTTCTTCTGCAATTCCTACAGACCGAAAGATGGAGAATGAAGAAAACACACAACTGGCTCAG GCATATCTCAACCAGTTCTACTCTCTTGAAATAGAAGGGAGTCATCTTGTTCAAAGCAAGAACAGGAGTCTCATAGATGGGAAAATTCGTGAAATGCAAGCATTTTTTGGATTGACAGTGACTGGAAAACTGGACTCAAACACTCTTGAGATCATGaagatgcccaggtgtggggtACCTGATGTGGGTCAGTATGGTTACACTCTGCCTGGCTGGAAGAAATACAATCTCACCTACAG aATCGTAAATTACACTCCAGATATGGCACGAGTTGATGTGGACGAGGCTATCCAAAAAGGCATAGAAGTGTGGAGCAATGTTACTCCACTGACATTCACCAAGATTTCCAAGGGCATTGCAGACATCATGATTGCCTTTAGGACCCGAG TCCACGGTCGGTGTCCTCGTTATTTTGATGGCCCCTTGGGAGTCCTCGGCCACGCCTTTCCTCCTGGTCTGGGCCTGGGTGGAGACACTCATTTTGATGAAGATGAAAACTGGACCAAGGATGGAACAG gattcagcttgtTTCTTGTGGCTGCTCATGAATTTGGTCATTCACTGGGGCTCTCTCACTCCAATGATCCAACAGCTCTGATGTTCCCAAATTATGTCTCCATGGATCCTAGCAAATACCCACTTTCTCAGGACGATGTCAATGGAATCCAGTCCATCTATG GACGTCAACCTACAGGACCCGCTAAGTCAAAGGAACCCACTGTACCCCATGCCTGTGACCCTGACTTGACTTTTGATGCTATCACCACTTTCCGCAGAGAAGTAATGTTCTTTAAAGGCAG GCACCTGTGGAGGATCTACTATGATATCACCAATATTGAATTTGAACTAATCTCTACATTCTGGCCATCTCTGCCAGCTGATATTCAAGCAGCATATGAGAACCCAAAAGATAAGATTCTGGTATTTAAAG ATGATAACTTCTGGATGATCAGAGGATATGCTGTCTTGCCAGATTATCCCAAATCCATCCGTACATTAGGCTTTCCAAGACAGGTAAAGAAAATTGATGCAGCTGTCTGTGACCACAATACAAGAAAAACCTACTTCTTTGTGGGTATTTGGTGCTGGAG GTATGATGAAGTGACCCAAACCATGGACAAAGGGTATCCACGGAGGGTGGTGAAATATTTCCCAGGGATTGGTCTCCGAGTTGATGCCGCTTTCCAACACAAAG gaTTCTTCTATTTCTTCCGTAGATCAAAGCAATTTGAATATGACCCTAAGACAAAGAACATTACCCGAATGATGAAAACCAACACCTGGTTTCAGTGTAGAGAACCATTAAATTCATCATCTGATTTTACTATCAGTGAGGAAAAAGAACATTCAGGAGGAGTGGAGTTGATTTATCACAAGAATTTAAACTTGCTTATTTTCAGTATTGTTcatgtg ttaaaaaaaatctatagttaTCAATAA